Proteins encoded by one window of Mariniplasma anaerobium:
- a CDS encoding ABC transporter ATP-binding protein/permease, translated as MIKVNQLNKYFNKRKKNEIHVLNDITVEFPEKGLVVLLGPSGSGKTTLLNVLGGLDKVQNGSIDFDGNMIMGYDVHTWDKIRNEYVGYIFQNYNLLPELSVYDNIAFVLKMMGIKDPEIIDQRVLYILNAVHMYPFRKKKALQLSGGQQQRVAIARALVKNPKVIIADEPTGNLDSKNTLDIMNVIKQISSEKLVVLVTHERHIAEFYGDRIIEVKDGQIISDVVNTSSDDHNIAKDDTIYLKDYNHIADDSQHGVNLSLYCDEEDDLKDVDIKLIVKNKTLYLDVKSPYKKMKFVDQHAGVVIKDEHYVKKTKEELIETTFDTDMLDNKNVDRQSKLMVSIKQSLWLAFQKVLKTSRKGKLMLFSFLVAGMVIAVTVSMLASVAILQPEQYMSMPEGYVLVSRVSTSTPFDEAELLALKDADDDSFYINTLGQAQLQFVQPNGSLSSVSFSGQIELTDHVTKRDLEYGDLPINDNEILVSQLIADTMIDGSLFMGGPQGQEIGIWSYDHLTKEEVSINGENIKIVGIVKSDLNLVYMSESLANLYFSTKNNFGALPYTYFDQDLVAGSQPEKGQILISETYYQLIFGNNDYTAGFPKAMVGLDIDEIAGVFADQSDYNIVVRNDDFNTLRLQSTDTFGFYVYSDNSAQLALDIEDDLGYKSYDVYQEALTNAKEMRADVIVPTLTTSAILIGFAMVGFYFVIRSSLISRIYEVSVYRALGVKKNDIFVSFIVEIFVLTSISTLIGYIIASVSLSKLSNGLIGEFNFFLVNPLTFLLGLLIAYVINMLAGILPVYLLLRKTPAQILSQYDI; from the coding sequence ATGATTAAAGTTAATCAGTTAAATAAATACTTTAATAAACGTAAGAAAAATGAAATTCACGTCTTAAATGATATCACTGTAGAATTTCCTGAAAAAGGATTAGTCGTTCTACTAGGACCTTCAGGCTCTGGTAAAACAACACTATTAAATGTATTAGGTGGACTTGATAAAGTTCAAAATGGTTCTATTGATTTTGATGGCAATATGATTATGGGATATGATGTTCATACATGGGATAAAATTAGAAATGAATATGTAGGATATATTTTCCAAAATTATAATTTATTACCAGAACTTTCAGTTTATGATAATATAGCATTTGTTTTAAAGATGATGGGAATCAAAGATCCTGAAATTATTGATCAAAGAGTGCTCTACATTTTAAATGCAGTGCATATGTATCCATTTAGAAAGAAAAAGGCATTACAGTTATCAGGTGGTCAACAACAAAGAGTTGCAATCGCAAGAGCTTTAGTTAAAAATCCTAAGGTAATTATTGCAGATGAACCTACTGGTAATTTAGATAGTAAAAATACGTTAGACATTATGAATGTCATCAAACAAATATCTAGTGAAAAACTAGTTGTTTTAGTGACACATGAAAGACATATAGCAGAGTTTTATGGAGATAGAATCATCGAAGTTAAAGATGGTCAAATTATTTCTGATGTAGTTAATACATCATCAGATGATCATAATATCGCAAAAGATGATACGATTTATTTAAAAGACTATAATCATATTGCAGATGATTCACAACATGGCGTTAATCTAAGTTTATATTGTGATGAAGAAGATGATTTAAAAGATGTTGATATTAAATTGATTGTAAAAAATAAGACACTTTATTTGGATGTTAAATCACCTTATAAGAAAATGAAATTTGTTGATCAACATGCAGGTGTTGTTATTAAAGATGAACACTATGTTAAAAAAACAAAAGAAGAATTGATAGAAACTACATTTGATACAGATATGCTTGATAATAAAAATGTGGATAGACAATCTAAACTAATGGTTTCTATTAAACAATCCCTATGGTTAGCATTCCAAAAAGTATTAAAAACAAGTCGTAAAGGTAAATTGATGTTATTTTCATTCTTAGTTGCTGGTATGGTTATTGCTGTAACAGTCTCAATGTTAGCATCAGTAGCTATTCTACAACCAGAACAATACATGAGTATGCCTGAAGGCTATGTCTTAGTTTCAAGAGTAAGTACATCAACTCCTTTTGATGAAGCTGAGTTATTAGCACTTAAAGATGCTGATGATGATTCATTTTATATCAATACGCTTGGTCAAGCTCAATTACAGTTTGTTCAACCTAATGGTTCGCTATCTTCTGTAAGTTTTAGTGGTCAAATTGAATTGACTGATCATGTTACAAAACGTGATCTTGAATATGGAGACTTACCTATAAATGATAATGAAATACTAGTATCTCAATTAATTGCAGATACGATGATAGATGGAAGTTTATTTATGGGAGGACCTCAAGGACAAGAAATTGGTATTTGGTCTTATGATCATTTAACTAAAGAAGAAGTAAGTATTAATGGCGAAAATATTAAGATAGTCGGTATTGTTAAAAGCGATCTTAATTTAGTATATATGTCTGAAAGTTTAGCTAATCTATACTTTAGTACAAAAAATAACTTTGGTGCTTTACCATATACATATTTTGATCAAGATTTAGTAGCTGGTAGTCAACCAGAAAAAGGTCAAATTTTAATATCTGAAACTTATTATCAATTGATTTTTGGAAATAATGATTATACAGCAGGTTTTCCTAAAGCAATGGTTGGTCTTGATATTGATGAAATAGCAGGAGTTTTTGCAGATCAAAGTGATTATAATATCGTTGTTAGAAATGATGATTTCAATACCCTAAGACTACAAAGCACTGATACATTTGGTTTTTACGTTTACTCAGATAATAGTGCTCAATTGGCACTAGATATTGAAGATGATCTTGGTTATAAATCATATGATGTATACCAAGAAGCTTTAACCAACGCAAAAGAAATGAGAGCGGATGTTATTGTTCCGACTTTAACGACTTCCGCAATTCTAATTGGCTTTGCGATGGTTGGATTCTATTTCGTTATTCGTTCAAGTTTAATTTCAAGAATTTATGAGGTTTCAGTATATCGTGCATTAGGTGTTAAGAAGAATGATATCTTTGTATCCTTCATTGTTGAGATTTTTGTATTAACAAGTATTTCTACATTAATAGGATATATTATTGCATCTGTGAGTTTATCAAAATTATCTAATGGATTAATAGGAGAATTTAATTTCTTCTTAGTAAATCCTTTAACATTTTTACTTGGATTATTAATAGCTTATGTGATCAATATGTTGGCTGGAATTTTACCAGTTTATCTATTGTTAAGAAAGACACCAGCACAAATATTATCTCAATACGATATTTAA
- a CDS encoding nitroreductase family protein: MKELLERRSIRIYDPTVKISKTEMTEMLEKATRAPSSMNMQSWRFYIVETPEAKEKLRPILYGNQSQLDTSAAMICIFTDLKKFQYAEKIFDKAIDHKIMPSDVKERQLRSISNMVDNLTEISIEKTGWLDGGLVSMQLMHVARSHGYDTCPIGGFKHEEIAEALSIDKNRYKPVMILSIGKRAEDGYHSVRLDSKDITTWL, encoded by the coding sequence ATGAAAGAATTATTAGAAAGAAGATCCATTAGAATATATGATCCAACTGTAAAAATATCAAAAACTGAAATGACAGAAATGCTTGAAAAAGCAACTCGTGCTCCTTCATCAATGAATATGCAGTCTTGGAGATTTTATATAGTAGAAACACCTGAAGCAAAAGAAAAATTAAGACCTATATTATATGGTAATCAATCACAACTAGATACATCAGCAGCAATGATTTGCATATTTACAGACTTAAAAAAATTTCAATATGCAGAAAAAATATTTGATAAAGCTATTGATCATAAAATCATGCCATCAGATGTCAAAGAAAGACAACTCAGATCAATTTCAAACATGGTAGATAATCTTACAGAAATCTCTATAGAAAAAACTGGATGGCTTGATGGAGGTTTAGTTTCAATGCAACTTATGCATGTTGCAAGATCACATGGATATGATACATGTCCAATTGGTGGATTTAAACATGAAGAGATTGCAGAAGCTTTATCGATTGATAAAAACAGATATAAACCTGTCATGATATTATCGATTGGTAAAAGAGCTGAAGATGGTTATCATTCAGTTCGACTAGATTCAAAAGATATTACAACCTGGTTATAG
- a CDS encoding histidine phosphatase family protein — protein sequence MTTHFILIRHGEPRYDEVTDKGYVGMGYEFGKLTENGIAQAESRAKDPLLQDSEIIISSPYTRALQTAAIISRQTGIKLVVEHDLHEWMPDTKFIYDYEVSGAFQEYFEAEGKRNVGHKFRWEAYDDLKKRVHLTLLKYKNYKRVIVVCHGIVMSSLTRFDDIIEHCGVREVDL from the coding sequence ATGACAACACATTTTATTTTAATTAGACATGGTGAGCCTCGGTATGATGAAGTTACTGATAAAGGATATGTAGGTATGGGCTATGAATTTGGCAAACTTACAGAAAACGGAATTGCTCAAGCAGAAAGCAGAGCAAAAGATCCTCTACTTCAAGATTCAGAAATTATTATATCTTCACCTTATACACGTGCACTTCAGACAGCAGCAATCATTTCTAGACAAACGGGTATTAAACTTGTTGTAGAACATGATTTACATGAATGGATGCCAGATACTAAATTTATTTATGATTATGAAGTAAGTGGTGCTTTTCAAGAATATTTCGAAGCAGAAGGCAAAAGAAATGTTGGTCATAAGTTCCGTTGGGAAGCATATGATGATTTAAAGAAAAGAGTCCATTTAACATTATTAAAATATAAAAACTACAAGCGTGTTATCGTTGTATGTCATGGTATTGTTATGTCTTCATTAACAAGGTTTGATGATATTATTGAACATTGCGGTGTTAGAGAAGTAGATTTATAA